In Luteitalea sp. TBR-22, one genomic interval encodes:
- a CDS encoding PepSY domain-containing protein, producing MDVPASRRGLLRRALFQVHLWTGLAVALYAIAISVSGSILVYAPMLGARAHVEWRGVPKESVEGRPVVTTAQAVALVRQALPGRTLLNVQVPAEPWHAHVVGLLDAREYRVVFVHPTTGAVSPPVMGRGAFIGWLDRLHSNFFSARPGRVANGIGGLLLVLLSLTGIVIWWPGRGRVRRALRVEWGAGWKRVVFDLHNALGAWLLVPVIVLSITGAYFTWPQVYRDLVGRASPLTRRTAPRSTPPASPGPALDLDVLVARVRAAEPGRPYVRVDLPGGARAPYVLVASAEPEAPAREATTTFIDQYGGHVLEVRRGSGAVTRGDAMVEWIGPLHTGHFGGPVVQLVWAVLGLAPTLLAVTGTLMWWNRVIVPRRRQASRRTQA from the coding sequence ATGGACGTGCCCGCCTCTCGCCGCGGCCTGCTGCGGCGGGCCCTCTTCCAGGTGCACCTCTGGACGGGCCTGGCCGTCGCCCTCTACGCGATCGCGATCAGCGTCAGCGGGTCGATCCTGGTGTATGCCCCGATGCTCGGCGCGCGGGCGCACGTCGAGTGGCGCGGCGTGCCGAAGGAGAGCGTCGAGGGCCGGCCGGTGGTGACCACGGCGCAGGCGGTGGCGCTGGTGAGGCAGGCCCTGCCGGGCCGGACCTTGCTCAACGTGCAGGTCCCTGCGGAGCCCTGGCACGCGCACGTCGTCGGCCTGCTCGACGCCAGGGAGTACCGGGTCGTGTTCGTCCACCCGACGACCGGGGCGGTGTCTCCGCCGGTGATGGGTCGGGGCGCGTTCATCGGCTGGCTCGATCGCCTCCACTCCAACTTCTTCTCGGCCCGCCCCGGCCGCGTCGCCAACGGCATCGGCGGCCTGCTGCTCGTGCTGCTCTCACTGACCGGCATCGTCATCTGGTGGCCCGGGCGGGGACGCGTGCGGCGGGCGCTGCGCGTGGAGTGGGGCGCGGGGTGGAAGCGGGTGGTGTTCGACCTGCACAACGCGCTCGGCGCCTGGCTCCTGGTGCCCGTCATCGTCCTGTCGATCACCGGCGCCTACTTCACGTGGCCACAGGTCTACCGGGACCTGGTCGGTCGCGCGTCGCCACTCACGCGTCGCACGGCGCCACGCAGCACGCCGCCGGCGTCCCCGGGTCCGGCGCTCGACCTCGACGTTCTCGTGGCGCGCGTGCGTGCCGCCGAACCCGGCCGGCCGTACGTGCGCGTCGACCTGCCCGGAGGCGCGCGGGCCCCGTACGTCCTTGTGGCCTCGGCCGAGCCCGAAGCGCCGGCGCGCGAGGCGACGACGACGTTCATCGACCAGTACGGGGGGCACGTGCTGGAGGTCCGTCGCGGGAGCGGCGCCGTGACACGAGGTGATGCGATGGTCGAGTGGATCGGGCCGCTGCACACCGGGCACTTCGGCGGCCCCGTGGTGCAGTTGGTGTGGGCGGTGCTCGGCCTCGCGCCGACGCTGCTGGCGGTGACGGGCACGCTGATGTGGTGGAACCGGGTGATCGTGCCGAGGCGACGACAGGCGTCGCGACGCACACAGGCTTGA
- a CDS encoding carboxypeptidase-like regulatory domain-containing protein, whose amino-acid sequence MRGSLSRLVLSLLTAVALLVSPSVAAAQTGTSSLSGTVVDDQKSAVPGATVTLTSAATGFTREAVSGANGSYQFVAVPPGTYSLKAELSGFKTSIVDKIVLNTDTAQRLDVTLEVGGVSESVQVLAEAPAINTTDASLGNVIKEAQIMGLPLEARNPVGLLSLQAGVVYIPRNNPETTVDPRYGSVSGARADQSNVTLDGVDVNDGQNQSAFTSVLRVTLDSVQEFRVTTSSYGADGGRSSGPQVSLVTKSGTNNVRGAGYFVNRDTRFSSNEYFNKLSQLKAGRESEAPLLNKNIYGGSVGGPILKDRLFYFGNFEALREKRESVVERAVPSAAMRDGVLTYRCAVASACPGGPVQGFSATHNIPAGYYGMNPAEFRRVDPIGVGASTLASEYWKQYPLPNFDGRDAYNIMGYRFTSPIDNEFNTIIARGDYRISGSQSFFTRFNKQDDAIVGVQQFPGLAPNTTREVKNWGFGSGHDWVLGGNMVNTLRVGYTKIDDVTLGLQRESATVFRFMDNYEALTSTNGRELGTWNVTNDFSWVKGNHTLKVGTNLRFLRNDTFTNASSFFGGTANGSWVTGVGRRYMPGGACPAPADCSGLPAVASTAQATYADSFINMLGAITQTTARYNYTIDGQVIKEGVPLPRLYVANEYEFYVQDQWRVSDNFTLTGGLRYSLFPPVYEGRGQQVVPNVNMGDWIARRQTNMQAGVPSSQDALISFIPGGPVNDGPDWYQYDKNNWAPRASFAWTLNPKTSIRGGYFLVYDRIGSGLATQFNNTGSFGLATVLSSPVNTNNETNPAIRFRGINVIPATYPAAPPASFPATPPTRSGTITQAIDQNLRTPYSHAYNLTFSRDLGRNYSVDVAYVGRQGRNLLIRRDAAMPSNLVDPKSGMDYFTAANLLITRANAGGVGSVAPIPYWENLFPGAATATQSATQAMAAAFLANGPDWITALWEADQFCSPACPSTGRFSYFNQQYDSLAVQSSLARSGYNSMQVALRRRFSDGYQFDFNYTYAVAKDHGSSVERGSSFGNFSAGGYSGFLVNSWDPDQQYSYADFDVRHQINVNGLYELPFGQGKKWGTNANGFVNALIGDWSISGIYRWTSGFPFNVYNCRSCWATNWNIQGNAVLVNPDRLPPMETTPNAVGGQPSPWANATEALTYFQRATPGQSGVRNLFRGDGYFGIDASLGKAFRMPFGHRLLFRWDVFNLTNSVRFDTASLDMFPDIAASFGRYNGTLAGCDGAANRCMQLNLRYEF is encoded by the coding sequence GTGAGGGGTTCTCTCTCCAGGCTCGTCCTGAGCCTGCTGACGGCCGTGGCCCTGTTGGTGTCGCCATCGGTCGCAGCGGCCCAGACGGGTACGTCGTCGTTGTCGGGGACGGTCGTCGATGACCAGAAGAGTGCGGTCCCCGGCGCAACCGTCACGTTGACCAGCGCGGCCACGGGGTTCACGCGCGAAGCCGTGTCCGGGGCCAACGGGAGCTACCAGTTCGTGGCGGTGCCGCCCGGCACGTACTCGCTCAAGGCGGAACTCAGCGGCTTCAAGACGAGCATCGTCGACAAGATCGTGCTGAACACGGACACGGCGCAGCGCCTCGACGTGACGCTCGAAGTCGGCGGCGTGTCCGAGAGCGTCCAGGTGCTGGCCGAAGCGCCGGCCATCAACACCACGGATGCCAGCCTCGGCAACGTCATCAAGGAAGCCCAGATCATGGGCCTGCCGCTCGAGGCCCGCAACCCGGTCGGCCTCCTGTCGCTGCAGGCGGGCGTGGTCTACATCCCGCGCAACAACCCCGAGACCACCGTCGACCCGCGCTACGGCTCGGTGAGTGGCGCCCGCGCCGACCAGAGCAACGTGACGCTCGACGGCGTCGACGTCAACGACGGCCAGAACCAGAGCGCCTTCACCTCGGTCCTGCGCGTGACGCTCGACTCGGTGCAGGAGTTCCGCGTGACCACCAGTTCGTACGGTGCCGATGGCGGCCGGTCGTCCGGTCCGCAGGTGTCGCTGGTGACCAAGAGCGGTACCAACAACGTCCGTGGCGCCGGCTACTTCGTGAACCGCGACACGCGCTTCTCGTCCAACGAGTACTTCAACAAACTGTCGCAGCTCAAGGCCGGCAGGGAGAGCGAAGCGCCGCTGCTGAACAAGAACATCTACGGCGGCTCGGTGGGCGGCCCGATCCTCAAGGATCGGCTGTTCTACTTCGGCAACTTCGAGGCGTTGCGCGAGAAGCGCGAGAGCGTCGTCGAGCGCGCCGTGCCGTCGGCGGCGATGCGTGACGGCGTGCTGACCTACCGCTGCGCGGTCGCCTCGGCCTGCCCCGGCGGGCCGGTGCAGGGCTTCTCGGCCACCCACAACATCCCGGCCGGCTACTACGGCATGAACCCGGCGGAGTTCCGCCGGGTCGACCCGATCGGCGTCGGCGCGAGCACGCTGGCCTCCGAGTACTGGAAGCAGTACCCGCTGCCGAACTTCGACGGCCGCGACGCCTACAACATCATGGGCTACCGCTTCACGTCGCCCATCGACAACGAGTTCAACACGATCATCGCCCGCGGTGACTACCGGATCAGCGGGTCGCAGTCCTTCTTCACGCGCTTCAACAAGCAGGACGACGCGATCGTCGGCGTGCAGCAGTTCCCGGGCCTGGCGCCCAACACGACGCGCGAGGTGAAGAACTGGGGCTTCGGCAGCGGCCACGACTGGGTGCTCGGCGGCAACATGGTCAACACGCTGCGCGTCGGCTACACCAAGATCGACGACGTGACGCTCGGCCTGCAGCGGGAGAGCGCCACGGTGTTCCGCTTCATGGACAACTACGAAGCGCTCACGTCGACCAACGGCCGCGAGCTCGGCACCTGGAACGTCACCAACGACTTCTCGTGGGTGAAGGGCAACCACACGCTCAAGGTCGGCACGAACCTGCGCTTCCTCCGCAACGACACGTTCACCAACGCGAGCTCGTTCTTCGGTGGCACGGCCAATGGCTCGTGGGTGACCGGCGTCGGCCGCCGGTACATGCCGGGCGGCGCCTGCCCGGCCCCGGCCGACTGCTCGGGCCTGCCGGCCGTCGCCTCGACCGCGCAGGCAACGTACGCCGACTCGTTCATCAACATGCTCGGCGCGATCACCCAGACCACGGCGCGCTACAACTACACGATCGACGGCCAGGTCATCAAGGAGGGCGTGCCCCTGCCGCGGCTCTACGTCGCCAACGAGTACGAGTTCTACGTGCAGGATCAGTGGCGCGTCAGCGACAACTTCACCCTGACGGGCGGCCTCCGGTACAGCCTGTTCCCGCCGGTCTACGAGGGCCGCGGCCAGCAGGTGGTCCCCAACGTGAACATGGGCGACTGGATCGCGCGGCGCCAGACGAACATGCAGGCGGGCGTGCCGTCGAGCCAGGACGCGCTCATCTCGTTCATCCCGGGCGGGCCGGTCAACGACGGCCCCGACTGGTACCAGTACGACAAGAACAACTGGGCGCCCCGCGCCAGCTTCGCCTGGACGCTCAACCCGAAGACGTCGATCCGCGGCGGCTACTTCCTGGTCTACGACCGCATCGGCTCGGGCCTGGCGACGCAGTTCAACAACACGGGCTCGTTCGGCCTGGCCACCGTCCTGAGCAGCCCGGTCAACACCAACAACGAGACCAACCCGGCGATCCGGTTCCGCGGCATCAACGTGATCCCGGCGACGTACCCGGCCGCCCCCCCGGCCTCGTTCCCGGCGACGCCGCCGACCCGCTCGGGCACGATCACGCAGGCCATCGACCAGAACCTGCGCACGCCGTACTCGCATGCCTACAACCTGACGTTCAGCCGTGACCTCGGCCGCAACTACTCGGTCGACGTCGCGTACGTCGGGCGCCAGGGCCGCAACCTCCTGATCCGCCGCGACGCGGCCATGCCCTCGAACCTGGTCGACCCGAAGTCCGGGATGGACTACTTCACGGCGGCCAACCTGTTGATCACCCGCGCCAACGCCGGCGGCGTCGGCAGCGTCGCGCCGATTCCGTACTGGGAGAACCTGTTCCCGGGGGCGGCGACGGCCACCCAGTCGGCCACGCAGGCGATGGCCGCGGCGTTCCTGGCCAACGGGCCCGACTGGATCACCGCACTGTGGGAGGCCGATCAGTTCTGCTCCCCGGCGTGCCCGAGCACCGGACGGTTCTCGTACTTCAACCAGCAGTACGACTCGCTCGCCGTCCAGAGCTCGCTCGCGCGCTCGGGTTACAACTCGATGCAGGTCGCGCTGCGCCGCCGCTTCAGCGACGGCTACCAGTTCGACTTCAACTACACCTACGCGGTGGCCAAGGACCACGGCTCGTCGGTCGAGCGCGGCTCGTCGTTCGGCAACTTCAGCGCCGGCGGCTACTCGGGCTTCCTCGTCAACTCGTGGGATCCCGACCAGCAGTACTCGTACGCCGACTTCGACGTGCGTCACCAGATCAACGTCAACGGCCTGTACGAGCTGCCGTTCGGCCAGGGCAAGAAGTGGGGCACCAACGCCAACGGCTTCGTGAACGCCCTGATCGGTGACTGGTCGATCTCGGGCATCTACCGCTGGACGAGCGGTTTCCCGTTCAACGTCTACAACTGCCGCTCGTGCTGGGCCACCAACTGGAACATCCAGGGCAACGCGGTCCTCGTGAATCCGGACCGCCTGCCCCCGATGGAGACGACGCCGAACGCGGTCGGCGGCCAGCCCAGCCCGTGGGCGAACGCCACCGAGGCGCTCACCTACTTCCAGCGCGCCACGCCGGGCCAGTCGGGCGTCCGCAACCTGTTCCGCGGTGATGGCTACTTCGGCATCGACGCCAGCCTCGGCAAGGCGTTCCGCATGCCGTTCGGCCACCGCCTGCTGTTCCGGTGGGACGTGTTCAACCTGACCAACAGTGTGCGCTTCGACACCGCGAGCCTGGACATGTTCCCGGACATCGCCGCCTCGTTCGGCCGCTACAACGGCACGCTCGCCGGCTGCGACGGCGCGGCCAACCGCTGCATGCAGCTGAATCTCCGCTACGAATTCTAG